The genomic region GGCAGCGATTCAGGCGGCCATTAAACAGGTTGATTTGGCGGATCTAGCTAACCATCGGCTGGGCCTGTCTTCAGGTGGGCAAAAGCAGCGGGCCTTTGTCGCCCAGGCCCTGGCCCAAGAGCCAGATCTCTTAATCTTAGATGAGCCGACGGCGAGCCTAGATGAGAAGCACAGTCTCGCCCTGGTAAAAATGGTGCGCCGCCTGCAACAGGAGCGGGGGCTGACCGTTTTGTGGATTACCCATGATACCCAGTGGATTAACGACTATGCCGATGACTATCTCTGGTTGGCCCACTGTGACCTCAAGCAGGGTAAGATTGCTGATTTAGCGCAGGATGTGCCCGGTGGTCACCGCCAGGAGGTTAACCATGTTTGAATATAGCTTTATGCAAAATGCCTTTATGGCGGGAACCGTGGTCAGCATTGTGGCCGCGGTGGTGGGGACCTTCGTGGTTGCGCGTAACTATGCCTTTTTGACCCACTCATTGAGTGAAATTGGTTTCGCCGGGGCCGCCTTTGGCTTTTGGATTGGTTGGCCACCGCTCTTGGGGATGATGGCGGCCACCTTTTTGTCGTCTCTATCGATTGGAGCCTTAGATTCCCGCTATACCAAGCGGGACAACGTGACCAGTGCGGTCTCAGCCCTGGCAATTGGATTAGGCATCCTATTTTTAGCCCTGGGACACACTGCAACCAGCGCCGCGACCGGAATTCTCTTTGGTTCGGTGCTAGGCATTAGCCACTTTGATCTGCTGGTCTTACTGGCTCTGGCCCTGGTAGTTCTGCTAGTGATGTTGGTTGACTACCGGCCCCTGCGTCAGTTGGCCTTTGACGAGGCTGGTATTTATCGCGATAGCTGGTCAGTCCGGATTACCAAGTATCTCTTTTTGGCCGTGATTGCCTTAACGGTTAGTATTTCGGCCCAGCTAGTCGGCTCACTTTTAATCTTTGTTTTGATTACCCTGCCGGCCGCCAGTGCCAAGTACTGGGTGACCGGGGTAGCCCGGCTGATGGCCGTGGCGGTCGCCTTTGCCCTCTTTGGGACCTGGATGGGTCTAACCCTGGCCTATTTGACCAACCTGCCCACCAGCTTCTTTATCGCGACCATTGAGGTGGCGATTTATCTCCTATCCCTGTGGAGCTTCCGCCAGCGGGCCTGAAGCGGGCTTGACGATACCCGGCTAAATACCGAACGTTCGTTTTTCTAAACAAATCGTGGTATAATTTTTCCTAATGTAAACAAGTAAAAGGGGGATGCTCGCTAGGCGAGTGTTGCACAAAAATGAAAACAAGACGCTCTGATCGATTGGTAGACATGGGACGCTACCTACTGGAAAATCCACGGGAGTTAGTTTCCCTGTCTTTTTTTTCGGACCGCTACCAATCAGCTAAGTCCTCAATTTCAGAAGACCTAGCCATTATTAAGCGCACTTATGAGGAGCGGGGGACCGGTCTAATTAAAACCGTGCCCGGTGCCGCTGGTGGGGTTCGCTTTGTTCCTTACATGGAACCAGCCGAGGCCCAGGAATTTATTGCTGAAATCCAGACCCTGGTGAGTGATGACGACCGGGTTTTGCCGGGTGGTTACGTTTACCTTTCTGATTTATTGGGCAGCCCCCGGATTCTCCGGCAGGCAGGCCGCTTAATTACTAGTCAGTACCTGGATACGCCAATTGATGCAGTTATGACCGCGGCTACCAAGGGGGTGCCCCTGGCTCAAGCTGTCGCCAACCAGCTCAACGTCCCCTTTGTGATTGTCCGTGACGATGCCAAGGTCACTGAGGGTCCAATGGTTTCGGTCAATTACCTAACTGGTTCTTCCAAACGGGTTGAAAAAATGGCCCTGTCCCGCCGGTCACTCAAGCCCGGCTCCCGGGTTTTGATTGTCGATGACTTTATGAAGGCTGGTGGTACCATCCAGGGGATGCAAACCCTGGTGCGCGAGTTTGAAGGTACGGTGGTCGGTACGGCTGTCTTTGCCGAAGGCCGTTCCACGGTTCGTTTGCTAGACGACTTCACGGCCCTCTTGCACGTGGAAACCAACTTAGACAGTGGGCAGCCAATCTTAGTACAGCCCGGTAACTACGCTGAGGAAATTTATGGTCAAGGAGAGGCCCAATGAGTGAGAAGGATGTCAATGTAATTGTTTTAGCGGCTGGGAACGGTTCCCGGATGCGTTCTAACCTACCCAAGGTTTTACACAACGTGGCGGGTAAGGCCATGATTGACTGGGTGTTGGATGCCGTTTCACCGCTTCATCCCGCTCAGCTGATTACGATTACCGGGGTTGGCGCCCAGGCCGTTAAGGCCCACGTCGGTGACCGCAGTGACTTTGTTACCCAGGAAAAGCAACTGGGAACCGGTCATGCCGTCCAGCAGGCCTATCCCCAGTTAAAAAATAGCCAGGGCGTGACCCTGATTATGGCCGGGGACACGCCTATGTTTCGGACCGAAACCCTGTCCGACCTGGTCGCCGAGCACCAACGGTCCAACAGTGCCGTTACGGTCTTAACCGCCCTAGCTGAGGATCCAACCGGCTATGGTCGGATTGTCCGCGGTGATGATGGCTCCGTCTTAAAGATTGTTGAACAAAAGGATGCCAGTGTAACTGAGCGTCGGATTCGTGAAATCAACACCGGGGTTTACGTCTTTGATAACCAGTTGCTCTTTGATGCCTTAACCCGGGTGAAAAATGACAATGTCCAGGGCGAATTTTACCTGCCTGATACCTTGGATATCTTGCGCCAGGCCGGTCACACAATCCGGGCTCACCAGTTGCACGATTTCACCGAATCACTGGGCGTTAACGACCGGGTGGCCCTGGCCGTGGCCAATGAGACCATGTTTCAGCGGATTAACCGCCAGCACATGTTAAACGGGGTCGAGCTGGTTGACCCTAAAAACACCTATATCGACGCTGGGGTCGTGATTGGCCAAGATACCCTGGTCGAACCAGGAGTGACCATCCAGGGTCAAAGCGTGATTGGCGCTGATAGCACCATTACCCATGGCTCGCGCATCTTAGACAGTCAGATTGGTGACCGGACGACGGTGACCAATTCTCAAATTGAAGCCTCAGTGGTGGGGGATGATGTGACTATCGGTCCTTACGCGCACTTACGGCCAAATGCCGAATTGGCTGACAAGGTTCACATCGGCAATTACGTGGAAGTCAAGAGCGCCCAGATTGGCGAGGCTAGCAAGGTTGGTCATCTGACCTATGTTGGGAATGCCACGGTTGGTAAGGACGTCAACATTGGTGCCGGTACCATCTTTGTTAACTATGACGGCGTGCATAAGTTCCACACCGAAGTTGGGGACCGAGCCTTTATTGGGTCCAATACCAAAATTATTGCCCCGGTTAAAATTGGAGACGAAGCCATTACGGCGGCGGGTTCAACCATTACCGATGATGTGCCCAAGCACGCCATGGGAATTGCCCGTGGCCGCCAGCAAAACAAGGCCGATTTCTGGGATCGGATGCCCCATAAAAAGGACAGCTAAGCTGTCCTTTTTTATTAGCTTTTGTGTTAGTATGTAAGTAGTTTTAATTATGTATTTTATGAAGTAGACCAATATGGCCAAAGGAGTTAAAGATGACCAAGAAAGTTTGGGCAATTATCATCGCTGTTGTGGTGGTTATTGCAGTTGGTGCAGGGATTTACTTTGGTAATTCACACGGAAAGAAGGAGGATAGTATGAGTTCAACCAATTCAGATAAAATGTCGATGTCAATGTCTTCAGGCCACGATATGTCCAGTGGCAGCATGAGTATGAACATGGACATGCAGCTACCTACTAACCTGCCGGATGCCCAGGACCCTAAGTACAAGGTCGGCGACAAGATTACCCTAAAGGCAAAGCACATGGATGGCATGTATGACTCTAAGGGAACCATCGCCGGGGCCTATGATACTAAGCTCTATGCCGTCGACTTTACCCCAACGACTGGTGGTAGTGAGGTCAAGGACCACAAGTGGTTAACCAAGATTGACTTCAAGGATCCTAAGGACGGCTACAAGGTTGGTGACGAAGTAACCTTAGACAGTGACCACATGTCTGGTATGAAGGGGGCTAAGGCTAAGATTGTCCAGGTTGTTAACGGACCAGCCTATGCGGTTAACTATCAACCAACAACTGGTGGTAGTGAAGTTAAGAACCACCTCTACCTAGCCCAAGACGAAATTGAGGCTCGCTAAGATAAACTAACTAAAGGAGAAGGACATGGATTTTTCAGTGCTCTACATCGGTAGCGGTCAGGCTACCTGGAACGGTGCCGTTCCCCTAGCCAAAAGTGGCGTCAAGGTTGGCGTCATTGAGGAAAGTCAGTACGGTGGGGTTTGCTCAAACAAGGGTTGTAACGCCAAGATTATCCTCGATAAGCCCCTGGAACTAGTCGACGCTACTCGCCGCCTGCAAGGTCGTGGCTTAGACGGTGTACCGGCGGTCAACTGGGAGGATTTGATGGCCCATAAGCACGAGTTAATCGTGCCTCAAGACAGCCACGGTAAGGAGCGCCTGGTGGACGCCGGAATTACGACCATTACTGGCCACGCCGAGTTTGTGGACGCTCATACGGTTAGTGTTGATGGGCAGCGCTACACGGCTGATCAAATCGTCATTGCGACTGGGTTGCGGCCTCACCGGCTAAATATTCCGGGCGCCGAACACTTCCATGACAGTACGGACTTCCTGTCCCTGGCCCACATGCCTAAGCACATGACCATCTTGGGTGGTGGCTTTGTGGCGATTGAGTTTGCCACGATTGCCAACGCGGTTGGTGCCCAGGTTGATGTGATTACCCGTGGTAACCGGATTTTGAAGCAGTTCCCAGCTGAGTACGTTGCCCAGGTGAAGGCCGACTTGAAAAACCGGGGTGTCCGCTTTATTCCGGATATGTCGATTCAGGCGGCTGAAATGACTGAGGATGGTCAGTTAACCCTGACCGGTCCGCGCGAATTCAGCCTAACAACCGACTATGTTTTGGACGCCACTGGTCGGATTCCGAACCATGACCAACTTAACTTGGACGCAGTCGGAGTTAAGACCGCAGCCGATGGTATTCCGGTCAACGACTACCTGCAGACTAATGTGGAGAATATCTACGTTTCTGGGGATGCTATTTCCAAGACGATTCCAAAGTTGACGCCAACGGCTGCCTTTGAGTCCCGTTACCTGGCCGCCCGTTTCATGGGTAAGAACGACCAACCAATTAAGTATCCGGCCATTAGTGAGATTGTCTTTACCTCACCCCGGATTGCCCAGGTTGGCGTTAAGCTGGACAAGGCCAAGGCTAACCCAGATAAGTATGCCATTACTGAAGCCAGTTATGACGGTGACTGGTACCGTCAAATTGAAAATGAAAACGGGGCCAAGTTATCCCTGATTTTTGACCGGTCCAGTGACCAGCTAGTTGGTGCGGCTGAGATTTCTCACGAGGCTGAAAGTACGATTAACGGTCTGCTGCCATACATCCAGTTCAAGTTGAACCGGAGTCAGCTCAATGACTTGATTTACCTCTTCCCATCAATCGAGTACACCACCCAGCGGCGGTTACCATTGGTTTAAGGGACAAAAGATAGTATTATTAAATAAATTGCGGTGCAGCTGTAGTTGCACCGCTTTTCATTTAAAGGAGTAAGTATGCAAATTAGCGGGGCCGATTTTTTACAAGTACTAACTGACGAAGCTTATGACCAAGAAGTCCTACCGGTAGCCGACCAGGCCGCCGTTGACCTGGACCAGCTCTTTGATCGATTGGGCCAGCAGGTTGAAAATCCAAAGCTCATGCAGCTCACCGTGACCTTAAACGGGGGCGTGGCCGAAGGGGGCACCAACCTGACCCTGGAAACCAACGTAATCAACCTGCCATTGCGTTACCAAAACCAACTAAAAAAACTGGTCTATGCTGACCAGGATTACGAGGTTAACCTGTATATGTACGTGGAAAATGCTGATGTCAGCAAGTCCCACCTAAAAATCACCAAGGTTAGTTCAGTGACCGCCTATGTCGATGATCCAGATAGCGGCCAGCAAAAGATTTCAGCCTGGTTTGACCAGGAGTTAGCCCACATTGTTGAGGTACAAAAGGAAAGTGACGAAGCCCCCGAGGATTAATCAGTCGTGATTTTGGCTAAAAGTTCGTGGCGGCCGGCATCATTTTCATAGATGATTTTTAGGCGTTGGTTATTCTTTTGCCAGCGGACCGATTCCACGGCCCCTAGGTCAAAGCTGTGGCTGACAAAGTTGGCCAAGCTTTTGGGGTTCTGGGCTTCAAAGTCAGGTACCAGCAGGTCGGCCAGGTGCTGGTTACTAGCCCCCAGGTCGCGCAGGGGATGGGTTTTAATTTCAGTCAGTTTTAGCATGGCTACATTATAGCGCAGCGGCCTGGCGGCCGCCTGCTTGTCTTTAGGCCCGGTCTGATATATAATATAGGCATGCGATGAGTCGAAGCGCTTAGGCGCGAGCATACGGCCTACTGTGTTAAATCACAAACCTCGGATTTGGTGTAGGTGTTAGCAGTGTTGTGGAACGCTGTTAGCTCACCATGACTATCAACCTTTGGGTTGAGGTGACGTGACTTGAGTCAGGTTTCACCTGGCCGTCCGTCAGAACGTATCTGGCATGCCAAACTAGCAGCTAACCATTCGGTTAGCTGTTTTTTTATTCCCTGCCAAAGTCAGCCTGTTATAATGGGAGCTAGGTAATTAACAGGAGTACTATGGTAGCAAAGTCGCAGTATCTAACGGTCGCCGCCCTCACGGCCTATTTAAAAAGAAAGTTTGACGCCGACCCTTATCTTAGTAAGGTTTATTTAACTGGCGAACTGTCCAACCTGGGCCGGCGGCGGGGCCGCCATCTCTATTTTTCGATTAAGGATCCTAGCGGCCAGGCCGTGATTTCAGCGGCCATGTTTTCCTACGCCGGCCGCTTGAAGTTCGAACCTGAAGAAGGGATGAAAATTCTAGCGATTGGTCGGATTCAGCTATACGAACCCAATGGCAGCTACTCGATTATTGTCGAGCAGATGACGCCCGATGGGGTTGGGGAACTCTACCTGGCCTATGAGCAGTTAAAAAAGCGCTTGCAGGCCGAAGGACTCTTTAACCAGCCCAAGAAGCAGCTCCCACTCTTTCCCAAGCGGATTGCCGTGATTACGTCGCCCACCGGAGCCGTGATTGAAGATATCGTACAAACGGCCCACCGGCGCTTTCCTAGTGCCCAGGTGATTTTACTGCCGGCCGTTGTCCAGGGTCAGCAGGCGGTGCCATCACTTTTGGCCCAGTTAGACCGGGTTGATGACCTAGACTTTGACGTGGCCATTATTGGCCGTGGTGGGGGTTCGATTGAAGACCTCTGGGCCTTTAATGACGAAGCCTTAGTGAGAAAGATGGCGGCCTTAAAGACGCCGCTGATTAGTTCAGTCGGTCATGAAACCGACAACACTTTGGCAGACTTGGTAGCTGACCGAAGGGCCGCCACGCCCACCGCCGCAGCTGAACTGGCCACGCCGGTTACCCTGACCCAGTTACGGGACCGGATTCACGAACTCCGGGTTCGTTTGGTTAACAGCATGCAGGGTGAGATACGGACCCGGCAGCGGATTTTAACCAAGATTTTGGAACGGCCGATTTTCCAGCAGCCAGACCGCTTGTACACGGCCTACCAGCAGCAAGTTGACCAGCTAGCGGAACGCTTAGTGGGTAGCATGCAACAGCGCCTAAGGTTTACTGAGCAGCGGGTCAATACCTTGGCCAACCGGCAGCAGCTGGTCGGCCAAAACCTGCTCAAGGGTCCCAAGGAACGCCTGGCCCTCTTAAGTGCTAAGTTGGACCTGGTCAGCCCGTTGACCACGGTTAGCCGGGGTTATACCATCGTTGAAAATGAAGCCGATGAGATTGTTCGCAGTGTCGACCAGTTACAGGTTGACCAAGCAGTAAAGTTGCGCCTGGCTGATGGCCGGGCCCAGGCAAAGATTACAGGAGTAAGCCATGAGTCAGACCGCTAGTTTTGAAGAAAAGTTACAGCAGTTAGAGCAGATTGTGACCACCTTGGAAAAGGGAGACCGGCCTCTAGAAACCGCCCTGGCTGATTTTCAAACTGGGGTAGGCCTGGTAAAGGACCTGCAAGAAGCCCTTAAAAACGCCGAGGATACGCTCGCTAAAGTGATGGACGACGAGGGTAATTTAACGAATTTGGATTTGACCAATGAATAAACCAGTTAGTAAATTAAATGATTTTACCGAAAAATACCGATCTGAAGTTGATCAGGCGCTGTCCGATGGCTTAGACCAGGTTACTGGCAAGGCTGACCAGGACTTCACCGGCATGCTGGCCTATGGCCTGCTAAACGGTGGTAAGCGCTGGCGTCCTCTACTGACCCTGATGGTCTTAGCGGGGGCTGACCGGACCCTGAGTCCGGACTTAATCCGCTATGCCAGTGCCGTGGAGTGGGTTCACGCCTACTCCCTAGTTCATGACGACCTGCCTGCCATGGATAATGACCAGTACCGGCGGGGACAACTCAGTTTGCAGGCCAAGTACGGGGCGGCCAATGCGGTTTTGGCCGGGGATGCCTTGCTGACCGGGGCCTTTGAGGTGCTAGCTGGCATTGAGACTATTCCAGCTAAAATCCGGCTGGAGGCCACTCAGTCCCTAGGTCGTTACGCCGGTGCGCGGGGGATGGTGCTGGGACAGTACCATGACTTAGCCAACCATGGTGAGAGCCAATACCAAAATTCCCAGGAGTTGCTGGCGGCGATTTACCGTCCAAAGACGGCGGCCCTGATGACCTATGCTGCCCTAGCGGGGGCCATTGTCTTGGCCTGGCCACCGATGGCCCAGGCGACCCTGGTTCGCTGGGCCGATCTCTTCGGTCTGTCCTATCAGATTCAAGATGACCTGGATGATTACCAGCAGGATAATGGTGAAGACATCCAATCTTTGCCTCACTTGGTTGGCTTGGAAAAGGCCCAATCCCTACAGGCTGATATGCTAGAAATGGCCAAGGTCGCCCTGCGGGATTTGATGAAAATGGTGCCGGGTTATGACGCCAGTTTGTTAATTGATCTGACCAAACAATTAGGAGAACAGGAATAGTGGCTGAGGAAAAAGAACGGGTGGATGTTTTACTAGTCCAGCAGGGGCTATTTGACTCCCGGGAACAGGCCAAACGAGCCGTTATGGCTGGTCAAATCTTAGGTACCAACGAGGAGCGTTTGGATAAGGCTGGCCAAAAAATCCCGGTCACAACCGAGCTCCACTTTAAAGGCGAGCGCCTGCCCTATGTATCCCGCGGTGGTTTGAAATTGGTCAAGGCCTTAGAAGACTTTGATCTTGATTTAAGCGGGCAGACCGTCCTAGACATTGGCTCATCAACCGGTGGCTTTACTGATGTGTCCCTGCAAAACGGGGCGAAGCGCGTTTATGCTCTGGATGTGGGTACCAACCAGCTGGTGTGGCAGTTGAGAAATGACGACCGGGTGGTGGTCATGGAAAACACCAATTTCCGCTACAGCAAGCTGGAAGACTTTACCCAGGGGCAGCCCAGTTTTGCCACCATCGATGTTTCCTTTATTTCCCTGTCGCTGATTCTGCCCCCCCTGGCTAAGATTATCAGCATGGGTGGCACGGTCGTGGCCTTAATAAAGCCCCAGTTTGAAGCGGGCCGTGAACACGTTGGTAAGCACGGAATTGTTAAAGACCCAGCGGTTCATCGTCAGGTCCTAACCGACACGCTAAAGACGATGACTGCTTCCGGTTTTAGCGTGGTCGGCCTGACCTTTTCACCAATCAAGGGCGGCCATGGCAACATTGAATTTCTGGCCGTCTTAAAACGCAGCGAAGAGCCAACCGTGGCCGATGACGTCAACGTTGACCAGGTCCTTTCGGCTGCCAACCAGCAATTAAACCAGCAATCCGAAAACCAGGTGTGACCTGGCCGGACCTTAAACGTACTATAAGATTGACAGGGCCGCCGGGCACCATTAGCGAGGTAGCACGATGTTAAATAACTTAGTAATTGAAAATTTTGCCATCATCGAGCAGGCAGATTTGTCCTTTGACGAGGGTCTGAGTATTTTAACGGGGGAGACTGGGGCTGGTAAGTCGATTATCATCGATGCCCTGGCCATGCTAGTTGGTGGCCGGGCAAATACCGGCATGATCCGTTCTGGTGCTGACCAGGCGACCTTACAGGCAATTTTTACCATTGACCACCCTGACCAAGACCTATTGAATTTGCTGGATGAATACGGACTGGCCCTCGATGAAGGCCAGCTCATCATCAACCGGGAGTTGAATAACAAAGGTCGCAGCGTAATCCGTATCAATGGTAAGTTGGTGAACCTCAAGACCCTAACGGCCCTGGGCCGTTACCTGGTCGACATCCAGGGTCAGTACGACACCCAGCGGCTCTTAGATGACCATGAGCACCTGCACTTACTGGACCAGTTTGGTGGTCAACCAGTTAAAAAGGCCTTGCAAGCCTACCAGCAGGTTTTTGACCAGTTTAAACAGTTGACCAAGCAGTTGCGCCAACTGCAAAATAACCAGCAGTCGGTGAACCAGGAACTAGACCTGCTACAGTTCCAACAGCAGGAACTGGCCGATGCAAAATTGGTACCCGATGAGGAAGAGGACCTGCTGGCTAGGCGGACGAAGTTGCAGCACTACCAAAAGATTTCTGATGGCTTGCAGGGGGCCAGTCGGGCCTTAAACGGTGACATGGGTTCCGGCGCACTGGACCTGTTGGGGACGGCCCTCCAAGACCTGCAAAACGCGGCTAACTACGACAGCGACTATGACAACCTGGTTAAGGCGGTCACGGATAGTTACTACGCCGCCCAGGAAGCCAGCCGGGAGCTAGATGAGAAGCAGCAGGCGCTCACTTATGATGAGCAGGAACTGGTCGAGATTGATGACCGCCTCCAGTTAATTCACCGTCTCAAGCGTAAGTATGGCGAGACTGTGGCTGACATTCTGGCCTTTCAGGAGCAGGTTAACCAAAAGTTGGCTAATTATGGTGGGGCTGATTTTGATGAAGCCCAGTTGACTGAGGAACGTAACCAGGTTCGTCAGCAATTAACCGAACTGGCTGACCAACTGCAGGCGGCTCGTCAGCAATCCGCTGACCAGCTTGCCCAGCGGATTAACCAGCAGCTAGACGAACTGTTGATGACCCATGCCCGCTTTGAAGTCCGCTTTACCCCAATTGAGGGCTTTCTAGCGAGCGGGAACCAGGAGGTGGCCTTCTATGTTCAGACCAACGAAGGGGAAGCGATGGCACCCCTGGTTAAGGTTGCTTCCGGTGGTGAGGCGGCCCGGTTGATGCTGGCCTTAAAGGCCGTCTTTATCAGCCAGCAGCCAGTTGAAACCGTGGTCTTTGATGAGATTGATACCGGGGTTTCTGGCCGGGTGGCCCAGGCGATTGCCAATAAGATGACCGCCATTGCTAAAGACGCCCAGGTATTAGCGATTACCCACCTGCCCCAGGTTGCAGCGGCCGCTGATCAGCACTACTTCATTGAAAAGGAAGTGGCGGCTGGCCGGACCAGTACCCAGGTTTCCCTCCTAGACGAACCCGGTCGGGAGCACGCCCTGGCACTAATGTTGTCGGGTGATGAAATTACCGAAGCCGCCTTGGCGAATGCTAAGGCCTTGCGAGCCGGACAATAAAAAAGGTTGTGCATTTGCACAACCTTTTTTTATTTTATCCTTTGGCCATAATCACCAGGAAGCTGATGAAGACCAGG from Leuconostocaceae bacterium ESL0723 harbors:
- a CDS encoding exodeoxyribonuclease VII small subunit, producing MSQTASFEEKLQQLEQIVTTLEKGDRPLETALADFQTGVGLVKDLQEALKNAEDTLAKVMDDEGNLTNLDLTNE
- a CDS encoding ABC transporter ATP-binding protein; translation: MVTIAARDLGIRYGKTSILSDVNFQIQSGSFVVILGDNGAGKTSLIRTILGQTQPSTGTLTVQAEKIGYVPQFRSISADYPLSVRDFVGLGFNQPGRLWFNAQEKAAIQAAIKQVDLADLANHRLGLSSGGQKQRAFVAQALAQEPDLLILDEPTASLDEKHSLALVKMVRRLQQERGLTVLWITHDTQWINDYADDYLWLAHCDLKQGKIADLAQDVPGGHRQEVNHV
- a CDS encoding TlyA family RNA methyltransferase: MVAEEKERVDVLLVQQGLFDSREQAKRAVMAGQILGTNEERLDKAGQKIPVTTELHFKGERLPYVSRGGLKLVKALEDFDLDLSGQTVLDIGSSTGGFTDVSLQNGAKRVYALDVGTNQLVWQLRNDDRVVVMENTNFRYSKLEDFTQGQPSFATIDVSFISLSLILPPLAKIISMGGTVVALIKPQFEAGREHVGKHGIVKDPAVHRQVLTDTLKTMTASGFSVVGLTFSPIKGGHGNIEFLAVLKRSEEPTVADDVNVDQVLSAANQQLNQQSENQV
- the xseA gene encoding exodeoxyribonuclease VII large subunit codes for the protein MVAKSQYLTVAALTAYLKRKFDADPYLSKVYLTGELSNLGRRRGRHLYFSIKDPSGQAVISAAMFSYAGRLKFEPEEGMKILAIGRIQLYEPNGSYSIIVEQMTPDGVGELYLAYEQLKKRLQAEGLFNQPKKQLPLFPKRIAVITSPTGAVIEDIVQTAHRRFPSAQVILLPAVVQGQQAVPSLLAQLDRVDDLDFDVAIIGRGGGSIEDLWAFNDEALVRKMAALKTPLISSVGHETDNTLADLVADRRAATPTAAAELATPVTLTQLRDRIHELRVRLVNSMQGEIRTRQRILTKILERPIFQQPDRLYTAYQQQVDQLAERLVGSMQQRLRFTEQRVNTLANRQQLVGQNLLKGPKERLALLSAKLDLVSPLTTVSRGYTIVENEADEIVRSVDQLQVDQAVKLRLADGRAQAKITGVSHESDR
- the purR gene encoding pur operon repressor, with amino-acid sequence MKTRRSDRLVDMGRYLLENPRELVSLSFFSDRYQSAKSSISEDLAIIKRTYEERGTGLIKTVPGAAGGVRFVPYMEPAEAQEFIAEIQTLVSDDDRVLPGGYVYLSDLLGSPRILRQAGRLITSQYLDTPIDAVMTAATKGVPLAQAVANQLNVPFVIVRDDAKVTEGPMVSVNYLTGSSKRVEKMALSRRSLKPGSRVLIVDDFMKAGGTIQGMQTLVREFEGTVVGTAVFAEGRSTVRLLDDFTALLHVETNLDSGQPILVQPGNYAEEIYGQGEAQ
- the glmU gene encoding bifunctional UDP-N-acetylglucosamine diphosphorylase/glucosamine-1-phosphate N-acetyltransferase GlmU; the protein is MSEKDVNVIVLAAGNGSRMRSNLPKVLHNVAGKAMIDWVLDAVSPLHPAQLITITGVGAQAVKAHVGDRSDFVTQEKQLGTGHAVQQAYPQLKNSQGVTLIMAGDTPMFRTETLSDLVAEHQRSNSAVTVLTALAEDPTGYGRIVRGDDGSVLKIVEQKDASVTERRIREINTGVYVFDNQLLFDALTRVKNDNVQGEFYLPDTLDILRQAGHTIRAHQLHDFTESLGVNDRVALAVANETMFQRINRQHMLNGVELVDPKNTYIDAGVVIGQDTLVEPGVTIQGQSVIGADSTITHGSRILDSQIGDRTTVTNSQIEASVVGDDVTIGPYAHLRPNAELADKVHIGNYVEVKSAQIGEASKVGHLTYVGNATVGKDVNIGAGTIFVNYDGVHKFHTEVGDRAFIGSNTKIIAPVKIGDEAITAAGSTITDDVPKHAMGIARGRQQNKADFWDRMPHKKDS
- a CDS encoding NAD(P)/FAD-dependent oxidoreductase; protein product: MDFSVLYIGSGQATWNGAVPLAKSGVKVGVIEESQYGGVCSNKGCNAKIILDKPLELVDATRRLQGRGLDGVPAVNWEDLMAHKHELIVPQDSHGKERLVDAGITTITGHAEFVDAHTVSVDGQRYTADQIVIATGLRPHRLNIPGAEHFHDSTDFLSLAHMPKHMTILGGGFVAIEFATIANAVGAQVDVITRGNRILKQFPAEYVAQVKADLKNRGVRFIPDMSIQAAEMTEDGQLTLTGPREFSLTTDYVLDATGRIPNHDQLNLDAVGVKTAADGIPVNDYLQTNVENIYVSGDAISKTIPKLTPTAAFESRYLAARFMGKNDQPIKYPAISEIVFTSPRIAQVGVKLDKAKANPDKYAITEASYDGDWYRQIENENGAKLSLIFDRSSDQLVGAAEISHEAESTINGLLPYIQFKLNRSQLNDLIYLFPSIEYTTQRRLPLV
- a CDS encoding YdhK family protein, coding for MTKKVWAIIIAVVVVIAVGAGIYFGNSHGKKEDSMSSTNSDKMSMSMSSGHDMSSGSMSMNMDMQLPTNLPDAQDPKYKVGDKITLKAKHMDGMYDSKGTIAGAYDTKLYAVDFTPTTGGSEVKDHKWLTKIDFKDPKDGYKVGDEVTLDSDHMSGMKGAKAKIVQVVNGPAYAVNYQPTTGGSEVKNHLYLAQDEIEAR
- a CDS encoding metal ABC transporter permease → MFEYSFMQNAFMAGTVVSIVAAVVGTFVVARNYAFLTHSLSEIGFAGAAFGFWIGWPPLLGMMAATFLSSLSIGALDSRYTKRDNVTSAVSALAIGLGILFLALGHTATSAATGILFGSVLGISHFDLLVLLALALVVLLVMLVDYRPLRQLAFDEAGIYRDSWSVRITKYLFLAVIALTVSISAQLVGSLLIFVLITLPAASAKYWVTGVARLMAVAVAFALFGTWMGLTLAYLTNLPTSFFIATIEVAIYLLSLWSFRQRA
- a CDS encoding polyprenyl synthetase family protein, which produces MNKPVSKLNDFTEKYRSEVDQALSDGLDQVTGKADQDFTGMLAYGLLNGGKRWRPLLTLMVLAGADRTLSPDLIRYASAVEWVHAYSLVHDDLPAMDNDQYRRGQLSLQAKYGAANAVLAGDALLTGAFEVLAGIETIPAKIRLEATQSLGRYAGARGMVLGQYHDLANHGESQYQNSQELLAAIYRPKTAALMTYAALAGAIVLAWPPMAQATLVRWADLFGLSYQIQDDLDDYQQDNGEDIQSLPHLVGLEKAQSLQADMLEMAKVALRDLMKMVPGYDASLLIDLTKQLGEQE
- the recN gene encoding DNA repair protein RecN, encoding MLNNLVIENFAIIEQADLSFDEGLSILTGETGAGKSIIIDALAMLVGGRANTGMIRSGADQATLQAIFTIDHPDQDLLNLLDEYGLALDEGQLIINRELNNKGRSVIRINGKLVNLKTLTALGRYLVDIQGQYDTQRLLDDHEHLHLLDQFGGQPVKKALQAYQQVFDQFKQLTKQLRQLQNNQQSVNQELDLLQFQQQELADAKLVPDEEEDLLARRTKLQHYQKISDGLQGASRALNGDMGSGALDLLGTALQDLQNAANYDSDYDNLVKAVTDSYYAAQEASRELDEKQQALTYDEQELVEIDDRLQLIHRLKRKYGETVADILAFQEQVNQKLANYGGADFDEAQLTEERNQVRQQLTELADQLQAARQQSADQLAQRINQQLDELLMTHARFEVRFTPIEGFLASGNQEVAFYVQTNEGEAMAPLVKVASGGEAARLMLALKAVFISQQPVETVVFDEIDTGVSGRVAQAIANKMTAIAKDAQVLAITHLPQVAAAADQHYFIEKEVAAGRTSTQVSLLDEPGREHALALMLSGDEITEAALANAKALRAGQ